One genomic region from Fictibacillus marinisediminis encodes:
- a CDS encoding HD-GYP domain-containing protein, which translates to MDQVKIEIGQELLDDLYSSSNILLLRKGTVINEIHMRLLAKYNVKTIKRDSIRQKPLSEEEKVKKVYQETLSKLKEQYASIYKKEVLTSEDATCIKEAFSGLVTKDNISLIQLKEQLSQDEYLYQHSLNVGLVARKIGQMLYLSKNEQNMLAQMGIFHDVGKFKIDPAILNKPGRLTDEEFEIMKRHPQYGYNLLKEAGIPQEILLGTLMHHERLDGTGYPNKVSSHIPFLVRILSVADTFDAICSRRVYKDNRSIFFAVDELIKDARGNRLDIDVVIPFANYLMEALKKRKIPLRNGKTAEIRHVFPDRPNQPILEVEGYLPLNLKESGLTLLQVASV; encoded by the coding sequence GTGGATCAGGTAAAGATTGAAATTGGACAAGAACTGTTAGACGATCTGTATTCCTCTAGCAATATCTTGCTTCTTCGAAAAGGTACAGTCATTAATGAAATTCATATGCGGCTGCTGGCCAAGTATAATGTGAAAACGATCAAAAGAGACAGCATCAGGCAGAAGCCTCTGTCAGAGGAAGAAAAAGTGAAAAAGGTATACCAAGAGACCCTTTCAAAGCTGAAAGAGCAGTATGCGTCCATTTATAAAAAGGAAGTCTTAACGAGTGAAGATGCCACCTGTATAAAAGAGGCCTTCTCAGGGCTGGTCACCAAGGACAACATCTCACTCATTCAGCTGAAGGAACAGCTCAGCCAGGATGAATATTTGTATCAGCACAGTCTGAATGTTGGTTTGGTCGCAAGAAAAATAGGCCAGATGCTGTATCTGAGCAAGAATGAACAAAACATGCTGGCACAGATGGGTATCTTTCATGATGTCGGCAAATTCAAGATCGACCCGGCGATTCTGAACAAACCAGGACGATTGACGGACGAGGAATTTGAGATCATGAAAAGGCATCCGCAGTATGGCTACAATCTATTAAAAGAAGCGGGTATCCCTCAGGAAATTCTACTTGGTACACTGATGCATCATGAACGGCTGGATGGAACGGGGTATCCGAATAAAGTGTCTTCGCACATTCCATTTTTAGTCCGGATCCTGTCTGTGGCGGATACGTTTGATGCCATCTGCTCCAGAAGAGTTTATAAAGACAATCGGTCGATCTTTTTTGCCGTGGACGAGCTCATTAAGGATGCACGGGGAAATCGGCTGGATATTGATGTGGTCATACCGTTTGCCAACTACTTGATGGAAGCTCTGAAAAAAAGAAAAATTCCGCTGCGCAATGGGAAAACAGCGGAGATCCGCCATGTGTTCCCGGATAGGCCTAACCAGCCGATCCTCGAGGTAGAAGGCTACCTGCCGCTTAACTTGAAGGAGTCGGGGTTGACCCTTTTGCAGGTGGCGAGTGTATAA